In Notolabrus celidotus isolate fNotCel1 chromosome 22, fNotCel1.pri, whole genome shotgun sequence, one genomic interval encodes:
- the kcnk5a gene encoding potassium channel subfamily K member 5a: protein MVDKGPLLTSAIIFYLSIGAAIFQVLEEPNWKRAAKDYTAEKEKILKDYPCLTKDDLDRILEVVSKAAGQGVTITGSKTFNNWNWPNAVIFAATVITTIGYGNIAPKTSAGRVFCIFYGLFGVPLCLTWISELGKFFGGRAKHLGQFLTKKGFSLRKAQFTCTAIFLLWGVLVHLVLPPLVFMSQEGWTYVEGLYFSFVTLTTIGFGDLVAGVDPNKVYPTLYRYFVEVWIYLGLAWLSLFFNWKVRMVIEAHKALKKRRKLRKLSLEELRHYKESHKASLRLPPTPNDVNIFSFLSKKQEGYNDLIKQIGTKGDSRSNNSSSITLNKSKDINRSKSCNDAPMFNGHTILSLDRSPRQKRRYSFSDRVTVAFSKSKNYLLGSDNGLLLTEDQVEGDLELDQDQMFENQLDKDVDLENEGVGDCGAGGRRTWDSKDYHALTIQNANITFIDEENFLSNNLQEVGEDDDDYDDDSKAKISVTTCDENIETNSKEEAGSESEESVFTSDGSEHSHSYEKLVEEYAKEENTDS, encoded by the exons ATGGTAGATAAAGGCCCCTTGTTGACCTCTGCCATTATTTTTTACCTGTCCATTGGGGCAGCTATTTTTCAAGTCCTGGAGGAGCCCAATTGGAAGCGTGCTGCCAAGGACTACACTgcagagaaggaaaaaataCTTAAGGACTATCCCTGTCTGACGAAAGATGATTTGGACAGAATATTAGAG gtTGTGTCTAAGGCTGCAGGCCAAGGGGTCACAATAACTGGCAGCAAGACCTTCAACAACTGGAACTGGCCGAATGCTGTTATCTTCGCTGCCACTGTTATCACTACGATCG GATATGGAAACATTGCACCAAAAACATCAGCAGGACGAGTATTCTGCATCTTCTACGGACTCTTTGGCGTGCCGCTGTGTCTCACGTGGATCAGCGAGCTGGGAAAGTTCTTTGGTGGCCGAGCCAAGCATCTGGGCCAATTTCTAACCAAGAAAGGATTCTCACTG agAAAGGCTCAGTTTACCTGCACGGCCATCTTTCTGCTCTGGGGTGTGCTGGTCCATTTAGTGCTTCCACCTTTAGTTTTTATGTCCCAGGAGGGTTGGACGTATGTCGAAGGCTTGTACTTCTCATTCGTCACCTTGACCACCATTGGATTTGGGGACTTAGTTGCAG GTGTGGATCCAAACAAAGTATACCCAACTTTGTACCGTTATTTTGTGGAAGTCTGGATCTACCTGGGCTTGGCCTGGCTGTCATTGTTCTTCAACTGGAAAGTGCGAATGGTGATCGAGGCCCACAAGGCGCTAAAGAAACGTCGGAAGCTCCGCAAGCTATCTCTGGAGGAGCTCCGGCACTACAAAGAGTCTCACAAAGCTTCCCTCCGTTTGCCGCCCACGCCCAACGACGTCAACATCTTCAGCTTTCTGTCCAAGAAGCAGGAGGGCTACAACGACTTGATCAAACAGATCGGCACAAAAGGAGACAGCAGAAGTAACAACAGCAGCTCAATCACCCTCAACAAATCCAAGGACATCAATCGATCCAAGAGTTGCAACGATGCTCCCATGTTCAACGGTCACACCATCCTCAGCCTGGATCGTTCTCCACGCCAAAAGAGGCGCTACAGTTTCAGCGACCGTGTCACTGTGGCTTTTTCAAAGTCCAAGAACTACCTCTTGGGCTCGGACAATGGTTTGCTGCTAACAGAGGACCAAGTAGAGGGCGACCTAGAACTGGACCAGGACCAAATGTTCGAGAACCAGCTTGACAAGGACGTGGACCTGGAGAACGAAGGTGTGGGGGATTGTGGAGCAGGTGGTCGAAGGACATGGGACTCAAAAGACTACCATGCTCTAACAATCCAAAACGCAAACATTACTTTTATAGACGAGGAGAACTTCCTCAGTAATAACTTGCAGGAAGTCGGGGAGGACGATGACGATTATGACGACGATTCCAAAGCGAAGATATCCGTCACAACAtgtgatgaaaacattgaaaCGAACTCAAAGGAAGAGGCGGGTTCTGAATCTGAAGAGTCTGTGTTCACGAGCGACGGCTCGGAGCACAGCCACTCCTACGAGAAACTTGTGGAGGAGTACGCaaaggaagaaaacacagaCTCCTGA